One window from the genome of Oreochromis niloticus isolate F11D_XX linkage group LG20, O_niloticus_UMD_NMBU, whole genome shotgun sequence encodes:
- the LOC109200133 gene encoding uncharacterized protein LOC109200133 produces the protein MKQLYKVPFERNSDRVKEIRHQYVQRVLELEARETLHTFIYVDEAGFNLAKGRRRGRNRIGQRATTEVPGQRGGNITMCAAISDNGVLTHIPLLGPYNTQHLLTFLDTLYRDLVPENERGGGQLSKYVVVWDNVRFHHSHQVREWFAAHDRILVEYLPPYSPFLNPIEEFFSAQRWKVYDRHPHEQMALLAAMDAACDDITAGSCRGWIRHSRRYFPRCIARDNICCDVDENMWPDRRERLDVPE, from the exons ATGAAGCAATTGTATAAAGTGCCATTTGAACGAAACAGTGACAGGGTGAAGGAGATCCGTCACCAGTATGTGCAG CGTGTACTGGAGCTGGAAGCCAGGGAAACACTGCACACATTCATATATGTTGATGAGGCAGGTTTCAATCTGGCCAAAGGCAGAAGGCGTGGAAGAAATCGCATTGGACAGAGGGCAACCACTGAAGTCCCTGGTCAGCGCGGAGGGAATATTACCATGTGTGCAGCCATCTCAGACAACGGCGTCCTCACCCATATCCCCCTTCTTGGTCCATACAATACCCAACATCTCCTGACATTTTTAGACACTCTTTACAGGGACCTAGTCCCTGAGAATGAGAGAGGTGGAGGCCAACTCAGCAAGTATGTTGTTGTCTGGGATAATGTCCGTTTTCACCACTCCCATCAGGTCAGAGAGTGGTTTGCAGCACATGACAGAATTCTGGTTGAATATCTCCCTCCATATTCCCCATTCCTTAATCCAATAGAGGAGTTTTTCTCTGCCCAGAGGTGGAAAGTTTATGACCGGCATCCACATGAGCAAATGGCCCTGCTAGCAGCCATGGATGCAGCATGTGACGACATCACAGCAGggtcctgcagaggatggattCGCCACTCCAGGAGATACTTTCCTCGCTGCATTGCGAGGGATAACATCTGTTGTGATGTTGATGAAAATATGTGGCCAGACAGACGGGAACGTCTGGATGTGCCAGAATGA